Proteins encoded together in one Paracidovorax wautersii window:
- a CDS encoding aldo/keto reductase, giving the protein MAFMLPQTAAARRAFLRGGLALAATGATHGVVSAQTAAPSTQPSAPPRFPAQPPDILSKRIQRTGDVVPALGLGTFLTFDQLPGAPRAELFEVICHYLRAGVRVVDTSPLYGSAEVTVGDAASALGATDQLFLANKIWSTGAFLADEGQARRSLEESQLRLWRRGFDLMQCHSLVNVDVVLPLMAAWKKEGLIRMVGVTHHENDYHEVLAKWIRRGVVDAVQVNYSIANRAAESTVLRAAQEAGVAVFINMPLEKGRLHKAIGQSPLPAFAGELGIQNWAQYFLKFVMSHPAVTCCLSATANPAHALENIGALRGPLPDAALRARMVQYVEGLPGFAQVQTLPWYPDKQSQYQGLIRRAQAALRARQ; this is encoded by the coding sequence ATGGCCTTCATGCTTCCCCAGACTGCTGCTGCACGCCGCGCGTTCCTGCGCGGCGGCTTGGCCTTGGCCGCCACCGGAGCGACGCACGGCGTCGTCAGCGCCCAGACCGCAGCCCCCTCCACGCAGCCCTCCGCTCCGCCCCGCTTTCCGGCGCAACCTCCCGACATCCTTTCCAAGCGCATCCAGCGCACGGGCGACGTGGTGCCGGCCCTGGGACTGGGCACCTTCCTCACCTTCGACCAGTTGCCTGGAGCGCCGCGCGCGGAGCTGTTCGAGGTCATCTGCCACTACCTGCGGGCCGGCGTGCGCGTCGTCGACACCTCGCCGCTGTATGGCAGCGCCGAAGTGACCGTCGGCGACGCGGCCAGCGCCCTGGGCGCTACCGACCAGCTGTTCCTGGCGAACAAGATCTGGTCCACCGGGGCGTTCCTGGCGGACGAAGGCCAGGCCCGCCGCAGCCTGGAGGAGTCTCAGCTGCGCCTGTGGCGCCGCGGCTTCGACCTCATGCAATGCCACAGCCTGGTGAACGTCGACGTCGTGCTGCCACTGATGGCCGCCTGGAAGAAGGAGGGCCTGATCCGCATGGTGGGCGTGACGCACCACGAGAACGATTACCACGAGGTGCTGGCCAAGTGGATCCGGCGCGGCGTGGTGGACGCGGTGCAGGTCAACTACTCCATCGCCAACCGGGCGGCCGAAAGCACCGTGCTGCGCGCCGCCCAGGAGGCGGGGGTGGCCGTGTTCATCAACATGCCCCTGGAGAAAGGCCGGCTGCACAAGGCCATCGGCCAGTCGCCGCTGCCCGCTTTCGCCGGCGAGCTGGGGATCCAGAACTGGGCGCAGTACTTCCTGAAGTTCGTGATGTCGCACCCGGCCGTCACCTGCTGCCTGAGCGCCACCGCGAACCCCGCGCATGCGCTGGAGAACATCGGCGCGTTGCGCGGCCCCCTGCCGGACGCGGCCCTGCGCGCGCGCATGGTGCAGTACGTGGAAGGCCTGCCAGGCTTCGCCCAGGTACAGACCCTGCCGTGGTACCCGGACAAGCAGTCGCAGTACCAGGGCCTGATCCGCCGCGCGCAGGCGGCGCTGCGCGCGCGCCAGTGA
- a CDS encoding heavy metal response regulator transcription factor, with protein MAAKGVPVHKLLVIEDDQSVAGYLYQGLSECGYRVDVAHDGISGRAMALQGDHALVLLDVMLPGCDGFEVLHAIRRKGSQPVLMLTARDRLDDKVQGLKAGADDYLVKPFAFSELQARVEALIRRGAASFQEQNLLRVADLEIDLAAHRVHRAGRRVELSTKEFQLLSLFVRRKGQVLTRTTLAERIWNIHFDSDTNMVEVAVRRLRAKIDDAFRHKLIHTVRGVGYMLEDRDAGVA; from the coding sequence ATGGCGGCGAAAGGGGTGCCCGTGCACAAACTGCTAGTGATCGAGGATGACCAGAGCGTGGCGGGCTACCTGTACCAGGGGCTGTCCGAATGCGGCTACCGCGTGGACGTGGCCCACGACGGCATCAGCGGGCGCGCGATGGCCTTGCAAGGCGACCATGCGCTGGTGTTGCTTGATGTCATGCTGCCCGGATGCGACGGGTTCGAGGTGCTCCACGCCATCCGCCGCAAGGGCAGCCAGCCCGTGCTGATGCTGACGGCGCGCGACCGGCTGGACGACAAGGTCCAGGGCTTGAAGGCGGGGGCCGACGACTATCTGGTCAAACCGTTCGCTTTCTCGGAGCTTCAGGCGCGCGTCGAGGCGCTGATCCGCCGGGGGGCAGCCAGCTTCCAGGAGCAGAACCTCCTGCGCGTTGCCGACCTCGAGATCGACCTGGCCGCGCACCGGGTACATCGCGCGGGGCGCCGCGTCGAGCTGTCCACCAAGGAGTTTCAGCTGCTCAGCCTGTTCGTGCGGCGCAAGGGCCAGGTGCTGACACGCACGACGCTGGCTGAGCGGATCTGGAACATCCATTTCGATTCGGATACCAACATGGTGGAAGTCGCCGTCCGGCGGCTGCGGGCCAAGATCGACGATGCCTTCCGCCACAAGCTCATCCACACGGTACGGGGCGTCGGGTACATGCTGGAGGACCGCGATGCCGGCGTGGCGTGA